A window of candidate division WOR-3 bacterium genomic DNA:
GCCCGGCATTATTTTGCAATAATGGGGACAGAGCTGACAGAGGATTGTACTGTTCTGCTTTTCGTAATAAAGAGCCTCAATCTTCATTCTGTTTCCACCCTCTGGAGTTCGCCGTTTTCTTCATAGTACATTATACCCCGAATTTTCAAAGAATCAAGAAAATTCATTCCTTTTTCCGGGCCCATAACAGCCACCGCCGTTGCGATTGCATCGGCAAAGGCGGCACTTTTTGCCAGGATCGTGACCGAGACAAAGTGCATTGCCGGAAAACCTGTTCTGGGGTCGATGATATGGGGATAACGGATGCCTTCCACCATAAAGAATTTTTCATAGTCTCCGGAAGTGGAGAGTGCTCCGTTGGTTATTTCAATCACTTCGATTATCCCTTTGCCCCGGGGATTACGGATTCCGATCCGCCAGGGTCTGTTCTTTGACGATCTGCCGAGCAAGACCATTTCTCCGCCGATGTTTATGAGTGCTGAATTTATACCGTGCCCTTTTATTATGTCAGCAACCCGATCTGCCGCATACCCCTGGGCAATGCCGCTGAGATCGACCTTCAGCCACTGCGGAAGGATTATCGAGTCACCCCTTATCTGAATCCGCGAATAGTCGACGAGTTTTTTTACCCGTTCGATCTCCGCGGTATCCGGAATCTTGAAGTTATTTTCATAAAAACCCCACAGTTCAAGCAGAGGCGCGATTGAAATATCGAATGTTCCATCGGTTAATCGTGCAATCGAATCGCTCAACAAAAAAAGTCGGACAATGTCTTCGGGCGCCTGGATTTTCCGCTCTTTATTCAACCTGGTGATTAAACTTTTTTCCGAGAAGCGGTTCAACAACGAATCTATTCTGATAAGTTCCGTATCGATTTCTGAAATAATCCGCTTTGCTTCTTTTTCATTATGGTGGTAGAATTTCACTTCACAGAGACCGCCGACGAGAAATTTTGAATAACTGAATTCCTTCTTTGCGCAGCTTAAACAGCAGAGGATTAAGCAGATGAAAACCATTATGTGCCGGGAAAAGAGTTTTATCTTCATCTTGATAATAATGAAGAGATTGTATTCCAAAATCACCTTTTTGTCAATCTGTTTAACACCTGACTCCTGCCGCTTTCTGTCTTGATTTTAACAACCTCTCTTCCCCCGCCATTTTGGAGAACCCGGATTTCTATACAGCACTTGATTTTGTGTAGTTTTTGTGTAGACTAAAATAACGGGAGTGATTGACAATCACCAGGAGTGGTTTATGACTAAAAAAGAATTTATGAACTCCATAACTAAGAACAAAAAAGATATTTTGAAGGAGTTGATTACCTCACTGGAAGATCTCAAAATTGACTACTGTGTAATCGGTGGACTGGCAGTCAATGCTTATGTGGAACCTGTGGTCAGCCTGGACCTCGATTTGGTTATTGCGGCAAAAGAAATGGAACGGTTGCTTGAATCAGTGAAAAATATTTTCCGGATTGAGAGATTTTCTCACAGCATTAACCTTACCAGCCCGGAATCTGAGCTGCGTATCCAGTTGCAGACAGATCCGCGTTATCAGTCTTTTCTTTCCCGTGCTTCTGTCAAAGAGGTTCTGGGATATAAAATGAAGGTGGCGAGCGTTGAAGATGTTCTCCAGGGCAAAGTGTGGGCGTACTTAGACGAGCAAAGACGAAAGAGTAAACGTCAAAAGGATCTGGCGGACATTTACCGTTTAATTGAAAAATACCCCCACTTAAAAAATCTTTTACCTAAATCATTAAGGAATGAAGTAATTTGAGGAGAAAGTTTTAATATCACCCTTTATTTTTGGAGCCGAAGAGAATTATCCGTTCTGTAACGACCCGAATCACTGCCTCCCGTCCTCTGCCGATGATTTTTCTGGGGTCGAAGACATCGGGATTGTTTTTCAGAAATTCCCTGACTCCGGCGGTAAAGGCAATCCGCAGGTCGGTATCGGTGTTGATCTTTGATATCCCGTTTTTGATCGCCTGTTTTATTAAATCATCCGGCACGCCCCTGGTTCTTTTAAGTGCACCGCCGAATCTGTTTACCCGATTAATCCAGCGGGCTTTTACCGCTGAAGCACCGTGCAGCACAAGGGGAATTTTCACCTGCCGGGCGATCTTTTTCAGGATATCAATACGTAGTTTGGGTTTCCCTTTGAACTTGTATGCGCCGTGAGATGTTCCGATCGCAACCGCCAGGGCGTCGCATTCAGATTCTTCTGCAAAGAGTTTTGCTTCCTGCGGAGAAGTGTAAACAGCCTGTTCTCTTTTGATATTGATGTCGTCCTCGATTCCGGCGAGCATTCCGAGTTCTGCTTCCACGGTTACGTTTCTTTTATGCGCATAGCGGACGACTCGTCGGGTGAGTTGTAGATTCTCTTTAAAAGGTAAGTCAGAGGCGTCGATCATCACCGAGGTGTAGCCGAACTTAATACACTCTTTAATAAGCTCAAAAGTTTTGCCGTGGTCGAGATGGAGAACGACCGGGATTTTAATCTTTTCCGCCATTGTCCGTATCATCAGGGAAATATTTTCCATTCCAGCGTATTTTATCGCCTTTTCGCTTGTCGCGATAATGACGGGTGAGTTCTGGGCCTGGGCTGCCGTAAGTATTGCCTGGGTTATTTCAAGGTTCGTGGTATTGAAGGCACCCACACCATATTTCTTTTTACGCGCCCGGGGTAAGATTTCATTCAGACCAACCAGCATTTTCTACTCCTTTTGATATCTTCTGCTGTATAATCTGCACCTGATTTTCCATTTCATATTCATAATTATTATAATATTATTTATATAGTTATTTATATTATTATATTGACAATTATCCATAAATCAAGACTAACCCGACTTGACTCCTCTCCCTTTTCTCATAGTATCAGCAGAACTGATTGAGTGATATTTGTCATTTTACCCGTTTCCCTTCGCCTTTTGTCATTCTGAAGGAGTCTGCCCTGGGCAGACGACTGAAGAATCTCCTTTTCCCCATTTCTCTGTATCTCCAATGATTGATAAAGATTCTTCGTCCGC
This region includes:
- a CDS encoding FAD:protein FMN transferase; the protein is MILEYNLFIIIKMKIKLFSRHIMVFICLILCCLSCAKKEFSYSKFLVGGLCEVKFYHHNEKEAKRIISEIDTELIRIDSLLNRFSEKSLITRLNKERKIQAPEDIVRLFLLSDSIARLTDGTFDISIAPLLELWGFYENNFKIPDTAEIERVKKLVDYSRIQIRGDSIILPQWLKVDLSGIAQGYAADRVADIIKGHGINSALINIGGEMVLLGRSSKNRPWRIGIRNPRGKGIIEVIEITNGALSTSGDYEKFFMVEGIRYPHIIDPRTGFPAMHFVSVTILAKSAAFADAIATAVAVMGPEKGMNFLDSLKIRGIMYYEENGELQRVETE
- the fba gene encoding class II fructose-1,6-bisphosphate aldolase, whose product is MLVGLNEILPRARKKKYGVGAFNTTNLEITQAILTAAQAQNSPVIIATSEKAIKYAGMENISLMIRTMAEKIKIPVVLHLDHGKTFELIKECIKFGYTSVMIDASDLPFKENLQLTRRVVRYAHKRNVTVEAELGMLAGIEDDINIKREQAVYTSPQEAKLFAEESECDALAVAIGTSHGAYKFKGKPKLRIDILKKIARQVKIPLVLHGASAVKARWINRVNRFGGALKRTRGVPDDLIKQAIKNGISKINTDTDLRIAFTAGVREFLKNNPDVFDPRKIIGRGREAVIRVVTERIILFGSKNKG